From one Citrobacter sp. Marseille-Q6884 genomic stretch:
- the iscS gene encoding cysteine desulfurase: MKLPIYLDYSATTPVDPRVAEKMMQFLTLDGTFGNPASRSHRFGWQAEEAVDIARNQIADLVGADPREIVFTSGATESDNLAIKGAANFYQKKGKHIITSKTEHKAVLDTCRQLEREGFEVTYLAPQRNGIIDLKELEAAMRDDTILVSIMHVNNEIGVVQDIATIGEMCRARGIIYHVDATQSVGKLPIDLSQLKVDLMSFSGHKIYGPKGIGALYVRRKPRIRIEAQMHGGGHERGMRSGTLPVHQIVGMGEAYRIAKEEMETEMARLRGLRNRLWNGVKDMEEVYLNGDLEQGAPNILNVSFNFVEGESLIMALKDLAVSSGSACTSASLEPSYVLRALGMTDELAHSSIRFSLGRFTTEEEIDYTINLVRNSIGRLRDLSPLWEMFKQGVDLNSIEWSHH; encoded by the coding sequence ATGAAATTACCGATCTATCTCGACTACTCCGCAACCACGCCGGTGGACCCGCGTGTTGCCGAGAAAATGATGCAGTTTTTGACCCTGGACGGAACCTTTGGTAACCCGGCCTCTCGTTCACACCGTTTCGGCTGGCAAGCAGAAGAAGCGGTAGATATCGCCCGTAACCAGATTGCTGACCTGGTCGGTGCCGATCCGCGTGAAATCGTCTTTACTTCTGGTGCGACGGAATCCGACAACCTGGCGATTAAAGGTGCTGCCAACTTTTATCAGAAAAAAGGCAAGCACATCATCACCAGCAAAACCGAACACAAAGCCGTGCTGGATACCTGCCGTCAGCTGGAGCGCGAAGGGTTTGAAGTGACTTACCTCGCCCCGCAGCGCAACGGTATTATCGATCTGAAAGAACTCGAAGCAGCGATGCGTGATGACACCATCCTGGTTTCCATCATGCACGTGAACAACGAAATCGGTGTGGTTCAGGATATCGCGACTATCGGTGAAATGTGCCGTGCGCGCGGCATCATCTATCACGTTGATGCGACCCAGAGCGTAGGCAAACTGCCTATCGATCTGAGCCAACTGAAAGTCGATCTGATGTCCTTCTCCGGCCACAAAATCTATGGCCCGAAAGGTATCGGCGCACTGTACGTTCGTCGTAAGCCGCGTATTCGTATTGAAGCGCAGATGCACGGCGGCGGTCACGAGCGCGGCATGCGTTCTGGCACTCTGCCTGTTCACCAGATCGTCGGCATGGGTGAAGCGTACCGTATCGCGAAAGAAGAGATGGAAACCGAGATGGCGCGTCTGCGCGGTCTGCGTAACCGTCTGTGGAACGGCGTGAAAGATATGGAAGAGGTGTACCTTAACGGTGACCTCGAGCAGGGCGCACCGAACATCCTCAACGTCAGCTTCAACTTTGTTGAAGGCGAGTCGCTGATTATGGCGCTGAAAGACCTGGCTGTATCCTCCGGCTCTGCATGTACTTCTGCAAGCCTGGAACCCTCCTACGTACTGCGTGCGCTGGGGATGACCGACGAGCTGGCACACAGCTCAATCCGTTTCTCTTTAGGTCGTTTTACTACCGAAGAAGAGATTGACTACACCATCAATCTGGTTCGCAACTCCATTGGCCGTCTGCGCGATCTTTCTCCACTGTGGGAAATGTTCAAACAGGGCGTGGATCTGAACAGCATTGAATGGTCACATCACTAA
- the iscU gene encoding Fe-S cluster assembly scaffold IscU, producing MAYSEKVIDHYENPRNVGSFDNSDENVGSGMVGAPACGDVMKLQIKVNNDGIIEDARFKTYGCGSAIASSSLVTEWVKGKSLDEAQAIKNTDIADELELPPVKIHCSILAEDAIKAAIADYKSKREAK from the coding sequence ATGGCTTACAGCGAAAAAGTAATCGATCACTACGAGAATCCACGTAACGTGGGCTCGTTCGATAACAGCGACGAGAACGTGGGCAGCGGCATGGTGGGTGCACCGGCTTGTGGCGACGTAATGAAGTTGCAGATTAAGGTCAACAATGACGGTATCATTGAAGACGCGCGTTTCAAGACCTACGGCTGCGGTTCCGCTATTGCCTCCAGTTCTCTGGTTACCGAATGGGTGAAAGGGAAATCGCTGGACGAAGCACAAGCGATTAAAAACACCGATATCGCCGATGAGCTTGAACTGCCACCAGTGAAGATTCACTGTTCTATCCTGGCTGAAGACGCGATTAAAGCCGCGATTGCGGATTACAAAAGCAAACGTGAAGCAAAATAA
- the iscA gene encoding iron-sulfur cluster assembly protein IscA, translating into MSITLSDSAAARVNTFLANRGKGFGLRLGVRTSGCSGMAYVLEFVDEPAAEDTVFEDKGVKVVIDGKSLQFLDGTQLDFVKEGLNEGFKFTNPNVKDECGCGESFHV; encoded by the coding sequence ATGTCGATTACCCTTAGCGACAGTGCAGCAGCGCGAGTAAATACCTTCCTGGCAAACCGCGGTAAAGGGTTTGGTCTGCGTCTGGGCGTGAGAACCTCCGGCTGCTCAGGTATGGCCTATGTACTGGAATTTGTTGACGAGCCGGCGGCTGAAGATACCGTGTTTGAAGACAAAGGCGTCAAAGTCGTGATCGACGGTAAAAGCCTGCAATTTCTGGACGGTACGCAGTTAGATTTCGTCAAAGAAGGTTTGAACGAAGGGTTTAAGTTCACTAACCCGAACGTGAAAGACGAATGTGGATGTGGCGAAAGCTTCCACGTGTAA
- the hscB gene encoding co-chaperone HscB, translating to MDYFTLFGLPARYQLDTQALSLRFQDLQRQYHPDKFASGSQAEQLAAVSQSATINQAWQTLRHPLMRAEYLLSLHGFDIRSEQHTVRDTAFLMEQLELREELDEIEQAKDSARLDALMKRIDEMYNVRHQLMVEQLNSEAWDVAADTVRKLRFLDKLRSSAEQLEEKLLDF from the coding sequence ATGGACTACTTCACCCTCTTTGGCTTACCGGCCCGTTATCAGCTCGATACTCAGGCGCTGAGCCTACGTTTTCAGGATCTACAACGTCAGTATCATCCTGATAAATTCGCCAGTGGTTCCCAGGCGGAACAACTTGCTGCTGTTTCGCAGTCCGCCACGATCAACCAGGCCTGGCAAACGCTGCGTCATCCCTTGATGCGCGCCGAATACTTACTGTCTTTACATGGCTTTGATATCCGAAGCGAACAGCACACCGTGCGCGATACCGCATTCCTGATGGAACAACTGGAACTGCGGGAAGAGCTGGATGAAATTGAACAGGCAAAAGACAGTGCACGTCTGGATGCATTGATGAAACGCATCGACGAAATGTACAACGTTCGTCATCAACTGATGGTGGAACAGCTCAATAGCGAGGCGTGGGACGTCGCGGCGGATACCGTGCGTAAACTGCGATTTCTCGATAAACTGCGAAGCAGTGCAGAACAACTCGAAGAAAAACTGCTCGATTTTTAA
- the hscA gene encoding Fe-S protein assembly chaperone HscA: MALLQISEPGLSAAPHQRRLAVGIDLGTTNSLVATVRSGQAETLADHEGRHLLPSVVHYQQQGYSVGYDARANAAQDTANTVSSVKRMMGRSLADIQTRYPHLPYTFQASENGLPMIETAAGLLNPVRVSADILKALAARATEALAGELDGVVITVPAYFDDAQRQGTKDAARLAGLHVLRLLNEPTAAAIAYGLDSGQEGVIAVYDLGGGTFDISILRLSRGVFEVLATGGDSALGGDDFDHLLADYIREQAGVADRSDNRVQRELLDAAIAAKIALSDAETVAVSVAGWQGEITRDTFNDLISPLVKRTLLACRRALKDAGVDAQEVLEVVMVGGSTRVPLVRERVGEFFGRTPLTAIDPDKVVAIGAAIQADILVGNKPDSEMLLLDVIPLSLGLETMGGLVEKVIPRNTTIPVARAQDFTTFKDGQTAMSIHVMQGERELVQDCRSLARFALRGIPALPAGGAHIRVTFQVDADGLLSVTAMEKSTGVESSIQVKPSYGLTDSEIASMIQDSMSFAEQDVKARMLAEQKVEAARVLESLSGALAADAALLSAAERQDIDTAAAHLSEVAQGDDVDAIEQAIKNVDKQTQEFAARRMDKSVRSALKGHSVDEV; encoded by the coding sequence ATGGCCTTATTACAAATTAGTGAGCCTGGTCTGAGTGCCGCGCCGCACCAGCGCCGTCTGGCGGTCGGTATCGATTTAGGCACCACCAACTCCCTGGTCGCGACCGTACGTAGCGGCCAGGCCGAAACGCTGGCTGACCATGAAGGTCGCCACCTGTTGCCGTCAGTGGTTCACTATCAGCAGCAGGGCTACTCGGTCGGTTACGATGCGCGCGCGAATGCCGCGCAGGATACAGCAAACACCGTCAGTTCGGTAAAACGCATGATGGGCCGCTCACTGGCGGATATCCAGACGCGTTACCCGCACCTGCCTTATACGTTCCAGGCGAGCGAAAACGGCCTGCCGATGATTGAAACCGCTGCCGGTTTGCTTAATCCGGTACGTGTTTCTGCCGACATTCTGAAAGCGCTGGCTGCGCGGGCAACGGAAGCACTGGCTGGCGAACTGGACGGCGTGGTGATTACCGTTCCGGCCTATTTTGATGACGCACAACGTCAAGGCACGAAAGATGCTGCGCGTCTGGCGGGTCTGCACGTGTTGCGTTTGCTGAACGAACCCACCGCAGCGGCTATCGCCTATGGCCTGGATTCCGGTCAGGAAGGTGTGATTGCGGTCTATGACCTCGGCGGCGGTACATTTGATATTTCTATTCTGCGCCTGAGCCGTGGTGTATTTGAAGTGCTGGCAACGGGCGGGGATTCCGCACTCGGTGGCGATGACTTCGACCACCTGCTGGCCGATTACATTCGCGAGCAGGCGGGTGTTGCCGATCGCAGCGACAACCGTGTGCAGCGCGAACTGCTCGATGCGGCTATCGCCGCAAAAATTGCGCTCAGCGATGCCGAGACTGTGGCGGTTAGCGTCGCCGGTTGGCAGGGTGAAATCACCCGTGACACCTTCAATGATCTCATTTCCCCGCTGGTTAAGCGCACATTACTGGCTTGTCGCCGTGCATTGAAAGATGCGGGTGTCGACGCGCAGGAAGTACTGGAAGTAGTGATGGTCGGTGGTTCAACGCGCGTACCGTTGGTGCGTGAACGCGTCGGTGAATTCTTTGGCCGTACGCCGTTGACGGCTATCGACCCTGACAAAGTGGTCGCCATTGGTGCGGCTATCCAGGCGGATATTCTGGTCGGTAATAAGCCGGACAGCGAAATGTTGCTGCTGGACGTTATCCCGCTGTCCCTGGGGCTGGAAACCATGGGCGGTCTGGTAGAAAAAGTTATCCCGCGTAATACCACCATTCCGGTGGCTCGCGCACAGGACTTCACCACCTTCAAAGATGGTCAAACGGCGATGTCCATCCACGTGATGCAGGGCGAACGTGAACTGGTTCAGGATTGCCGCTCGCTGGCGCGTTTTGCACTGCGTGGCATCCCGGCGTTACCGGCGGGTGGGGCGCATATCCGCGTGACCTTCCAGGTCGATGCTGATGGGCTGCTGAGCGTAACCGCCATGGAGAAATCCACCGGCGTTGAATCCTCCATCCAGGTCAAACCGTCCTACGGTCTGACGGACAGCGAAATTGCCTCCATGATTCAGGATTCGATGAGTTTTGCCGAGCAGGATGTCAAAGCTCGCATGCTGGCAGAACAGAAAGTCGAAGCTGCGCGTGTACTGGAAAGCTTATCCGGTGCACTCGCTGCTGATGCCGCGCTGTTAAGCGCCGCAGAGCGTCAGGACATCGACACCGCCGCCGCGCATTTGAGCGAGGTTGCGCAGGGTGATGATGTTGACGCTATCGAACAAGCCATTAAAAACGTAGACAAACAAACCCAGGAATTCGCTGCTCGCCGCATGGACAAATCCGTTCGT